Proteins from a genomic interval of Nasonia vitripennis strain AsymCx chromosome 3, Nvit_psr_1.1, whole genome shotgun sequence:
- the LOC100122576 gene encoding sorting nexin-4: MEDIFQNGNRGEAATTNTTAVNVVEIRKEDTLLDHMEITIVEAEKRANGALNLKEFYTVYLIETKVIDPEFKDVLTNISSLWRRYTEFELLRAYLEISYPYIVLPPLPEKKVLYAWQKVTTDTFDPDFVDRRRAGLENFLLRVASHPVLSFDKHFMGFLQQKDGWRESIKETGYLQIAESKLKALSVSVRLRKPDKRFETVKNYGIELQNNLCNVLRIRARLAEKQYSFYKLHANYGRVFSEWSAIEKEMGDGLQKSGHYLDSLAATIDTTLEEEELIADQLKEWLFGASALQAVVRRREALQLSKEEASDNLTALHEQKEKVIQGKSGLMSRLFGSVDTEEVRELKILQLEQKINQGEEVVKQTDQELILFSEKAMEDIERFQVQKVIDLRETLTAYCVLQFKLAKKGLQAWQHIKQCLESMP; the protein is encoded by the exons ATGGAGGACATTTTTCAGAATGGAAATAGAGGAGAGGCGGCGACGACAAACACTACCGCTGTCAATGTTGTGGAAATTCGAAAAGAA GACACTCTTCTGGATCATATGGAAATCACAATAGTTGAAGCTGAAAAAAGAGCAAATGGCGCCCTTaatttgaaagaattttaTACGGTCTATCTCATTGAAACAAA AGTCATCGATCCAGAATTCAAAGATGTCCTGACAAATATAAGTTCTTTGTGGCGTAGATACACAGAATTTGAATTGCTACGAGCATACTTAGAAATATCATATCCGTACATAGTGCTACCTCCGTTACCAGAGAAAAAAGTTCTGTACGCTTGGCAAAAAGTTACCACTGATACTTTTGATCCTGACTTTGTGGATCGCCGACGTGCTGGATTAGAG AACTTTCTTCTGAGAGTAGCATCTCATCCAGTCTTATCATTCGACAAGCATTTTATGGGATTTTTACAACAAAAAGATGGATGGAGAGAAAGTATCAAAGAGACTG GGTACTTGCAAATTGCTGAATCAAAATTGAAAGCTTTAAGTGTATCTGTTCGTCTTCGAAAACCAGATAAGCGCTTTGAGacagtaaaaaattatggaatAGAATTACAG AATAACTTGTGCAATGTACTTCGGATCCGTGCTAGGTTAGCTGAAAAACAGTACAGtttttacaaactacatgcAAATTATGGACGGGTATTTAGTGAATGGAGTGCCATTGAAAAAGAAATGGGTGATGGTTTGCAG aaatctGGTCACTATTTAGATTCACTGGCTGCAACAATAGATACAACtcttgaagaagaagaactaATTGCAGATCAGTTGAAAGAATGGCTATTTGGAGCATCTGCACTTCAAGCAGTAGTTAGACGTCGCGAAGCATTGCAATTAAGCAAAGAGGAAGCCTCTGATAATCTTACTGCCTTGCATGAACAAAAGGAGAAAGTGATTCAAG GAAAATCTGGTCTTATGTCAAGGCTGTTTGGATCTGTAGATACTGAAGAAGTTcgagaattgaaaatattacaGCTAGAGCAGAAAATTAATCAAGGTGAAGAAGTAGTAAAACAAACTGACCAAGAGTTGAT ATTATTTTCTGAAAAGGCAATGGAAGATATTGAAAGATTCCAAGTACAGAAAGTTATTGACCTCAGAGAAACGTTAACGGCATATTGTGTCCTTCAATTTAAACTGGCTAAAAAA GGTCTTCAAGCTTGGCAGCACATTAAACAATGCTTGGAAAGTATGCCATAA
- the LOC116416952 gene encoding mucin-6-like: MYPRGSSKLGLAVSIVILSYIFQQCIIHAQPVTKDDDEYQEYQEYREAPKRGILCNILDLISLAPKHVHGLIRTDSLRTLFCHQKHHFKPFHPHRPHHQHSPYNPTHHEPTATTNQKTETTVTYATKPTYAAQETTLGNDNIQTHATESTASDVTNHETYVPKTTNSQNTKFTTTATTYKQHVTEMTKKPTITTGTSVTHAIKITETDNTHKPTNAPHTTDTHASEPTTTDATHDQTFAPESTVTQAAEPTETDITHKPTFIPETTVTDTANPTAAHAMHKSTFASETTITHATKTTATDATHKPTHAPHTTVTHATKPTATDATHKPTHPTHAPETTLTHATKPTATDATHKPTIAPETTVTHATKPTAIDATHKPTHAPETAMTHATKPKATDATQKPTHATHSTVTHATKPTATEATHKPTHAPHTTVTHATKPTATTDATHKPTIAPETTVTHATKPTAIDATHKPTHAPETAMTHATKPKATDATQKPTHATHSTVTHATKPTATEATHKPTHAPHTTVTHATKPTATTDATHKPTHAPHTTVTHATKPTASDSTHKSTHAPHTTVTHATKPTASDSTQKPTQAPETTVTHATKPTATDATHKPTFAPETTVTRATKPSATDSTQNPTHAPETTVTHATKPTPNDFTQKPTHTLHTTVTHAIKPTASDATHKPTQAPHTTVTHATKTTATDATHKPTHAPETSVTHATKPTATDATNKPTFAPETTQLMLRTSQLLLQRPL, from the exons ATGTATCCAAGAGGAAGCAGTAAATTAGGCCTAGCTGTATCTATTGTTATTTTATCGTATATATTTCAACAATGTATAATACATGCACAACCTGTCACTAAAGATGATGACGAATATCAAGAATATCAAGAATATCGTGAAGCGCCG AAACGAGGAATACTCTGTAATATATTGGATCTAATATCATTAGCACCAAAGCATGTTCATGGACTGATAAGAACAGACTCGCTGAGAACGCTATTTTGCCACCAAAAGCACCATTTTAAACCGTTTCATCCGCATCGACCACATCATCAACATAGTCCATACAATCCCACACACCATGAACCTACAGCAACAACGAATCAAAAGACAG AGACCACAGTAACGTATGCAACAAAGCCTACATATGCTGCACAAGAAACAACGCTCGGAAATGACAACATTCAAACACACGCTACGGAGTCCACGGCTTCAGATGTAACAAATCATGAAACATATGTGCCTAAAACTACCAATTCACAAAACACAAAGTTTACAACAACTGCGACAACATATAAACAACATGTCACAGaaatgacaaaaaagccaactATTACTACAGGAACCAGTGTCACGCATGCTATCAAAATAACCGAAACCGATAATACTCACAAACCAACAAATGCACCTCATACCACTGACACGCATGCCTCTGAGCCAACTACAACAGATGCAACGCACGATCAAACTTTTGCACCAGAGTCTACTGTCACACAAGCTGCCGAGCCAACCGAAACAGATATAACTCACAAGCCTACGTTTATACCAGAAACCACCGTGACTGATACTGCCAATCCAACTGCAGCACATGCCATGCACAAATCGACATTCGCATCAGAGACCACTATAACGCACGCAACTAAAAcaacagcaactgatgctacgcacaagccaacgcatgcaccacacaCTACTGTGACGCATGCTACTAAACcaacagcaactgatgctacgcacaagccaacgcat ccaacgcatgcaccgGAGACCACTTTGACGCATGCTACTAAACcaacagcaactgatgctacGCACAAGCCAACTATTGCTCCAGAGACCACTGTGACGCAcgcaactaagccaacagcaaTTGATGCTACGCACAAACCAACGCATGCACCGGAGACGGCTATGACGCATGCTACTAAGCCAAAAGCAACCGATGCTACGCAAAAGCCAACGCATGCAACACACTCTACCGTcacgcatgcaactaagccaacagcaacCGAAGCTacgcacaagccaacgcatgcaccacatACTACCGTcacgcatgcaactaagccaacagcaa caactgatgctacGCACAAGCCAACTATTGCTCCAGAGACCACTGTGACGCAcgcaactaagccaacagcaaTTGATGCTACGCACAAACCAACGCATGCACCGGAGACGGCTATGACGCATGCTACTAAGCCAAAAGCAACCGATGCTACGCAAAAGCCAACGCATGCAACACACTCTACCGTcacgcatgcaactaagccaacagcaacCGAAGCTacgcacaagccaacgcatgcaccacatACTACCGTcacgcatgcaactaagccaacagcaa caactgatgctacgcacaagccaacgcatgcaccacacaCTACTGTAACGCAcgcaactaagccaacagcaagTGACTCTACGCACAAGtcaacgcatgcaccacacaCTACTGTAACGCAcgcaactaagccaacagcaagTGACTCTACGCAAAAGCCAACGCAAGCACCGGAGACCACTGTGACGCATGCAACTAAACcaacagcaactgatgctacGCACAAGCCAACTTTTGCTCCAGAGACCACTGTGACGCGCGCAACTAAGCCATCAGCAACTGACTCTACGCAAAATCCGACGCATGCACCGGAGACCACTGTGACGCATGCAACTAAACCAACACCAAATGACTTTACGCAAAAGCCAACGCATACACTACATACTACCGTCACGCATGCAATTAAGCCAACAGCAAGTGATGCAacgcacaagccaacgcaAGCACCACACACTACCGTCACGCATGCAACCAAAAcaacagcaactgatgctacgcacaagccaacgcatgcaccgGAGACTTCCGTCACGCATGCAACTAAACcaacagcaactgatgctacGAATAAGCCAACTTTTGCTCCAGAGACCACT caactgatgctacGCACAAGCCAACTTTTGCTCCAGAGACCACTGTGA